In Asanoa sp. WMMD1127, one genomic interval encodes:
- a CDS encoding diguanylate cyclase, with amino-acid sequence MDRVLGGVLGTFAVAAILIWLGPDPAITSWSAQAALEAIFTWLAWRLWRRPRQDSLCKRFWAAAAVAGALKTAGGVVRAIQFAVEPASAGSHRTVPTLLVAAGSLVLLGFLLARPPDLVGRERVRLWLDAATVLVAASVFVWSIALTGSESAKSAGDVAWTFIGSVIMIVSAFAIVRLLMTKDAPFSRATGIVLTVAIALFGVSHALNPQLADADSRGSYVLRLVPALVLALAPCVEWIRGTLTREIPPPKRIKVTARLPFIAVAATQLMLIIQLPIEGLTIMSWGTVVGSVVLTAVVAARQSVVLMENERLVRRLDESIEALGRQEEKLRHAANHDHLTGLANRAFFDHHAQRLGNGPPGRGRAVLLLDLNEFKMVNDTLGHHAGDDLLKLTATRLRRSVRPADTVARLGGDEFSVLLADASADDAVAAAHRILVALAKPVRVDGRTLRPSASVGIAASGVKPFERLLRDADEAMYEAKRRNSGFYVHPDSAA; translated from the coding sequence ATGGACCGCGTCCTGGGCGGGGTGCTCGGCACCTTCGCCGTCGCGGCGATCCTGATCTGGCTGGGCCCGGACCCGGCGATCACGTCGTGGTCGGCGCAGGCGGCGCTCGAAGCCATCTTCACGTGGCTCGCGTGGCGGCTGTGGCGCCGCCCGCGACAGGACTCCCTCTGCAAGCGGTTCTGGGCCGCGGCCGCGGTGGCCGGCGCGTTGAAGACCGCCGGCGGGGTGGTGCGGGCGATCCAGTTCGCGGTCGAGCCGGCCAGCGCCGGCAGCCACCGCACCGTGCCGACCCTGCTGGTCGCCGCGGGCTCCCTCGTGCTCCTGGGTTTCCTGCTGGCCAGGCCGCCGGACCTGGTCGGGCGGGAGCGCGTGCGTCTGTGGCTGGACGCCGCCACCGTGCTGGTGGCGGCCTCGGTCTTCGTCTGGTCCATCGCCCTGACCGGCAGCGAGAGCGCGAAGAGCGCCGGCGACGTCGCCTGGACGTTCATCGGCTCGGTCATCATGATCGTGTCGGCGTTCGCGATCGTCCGCCTGCTGATGACCAAGGACGCGCCGTTCTCCCGGGCGACCGGCATCGTGCTGACCGTCGCGATCGCGCTGTTCGGCGTCAGCCACGCCCTCAACCCGCAGCTCGCCGACGCCGACTCGCGCGGCAGCTACGTGTTGCGGCTGGTGCCGGCGCTGGTGCTGGCGCTCGCGCCGTGCGTCGAGTGGATCCGCGGCACGCTGACCCGCGAGATCCCGCCGCCGAAGCGGATCAAGGTGACGGCGCGACTGCCCTTCATCGCCGTCGCCGCCACCCAGCTCATGCTGATCATCCAGCTCCCGATCGAGGGCCTGACGATCATGAGCTGGGGCACGGTGGTCGGCTCGGTGGTGCTCACCGCGGTGGTCGCGGCGCGGCAGAGCGTGGTGCTGATGGAGAACGAGCGGCTGGTGCGCCGGCTCGACGAGAGCATCGAGGCGCTCGGGCGGCAGGAGGAGAAGCTGCGCCACGCGGCCAACCACGACCACCTGACGGGCCTGGCCAACCGGGCGTTCTTCGACCACCACGCCCAACGGCTCGGCAACGGGCCGCCGGGGCGCGGGCGGGCCGTCCTGCTGCTCGACCTCAACGAGTTCAAGATGGTCAACGACACCCTCGGCCACCACGCCGGCGACGACCTGCTCAAGCTCACCGCGACCCGGCTGCGGCGCAGCGTGCGGCCGGCCGACACGGTGGCCCGGCTGGGCGGCGACGAGTTCAGCGTGCTGCTGGCCGACGCCTCGGCCGACGACGCCGTGGCCGCCGCGCACCGGATCCTGGTGGCGCTGGCCAAGCCCGTGCGGGTCGACGGCCGCACCCTGCGCCCCTCGGCCAGCGTCGGGATCGCGGCCAGCGGCGTCAAGCCCTTCGAGCGGCTGCTGCGGGACGCGGACGAGGCGATGTACGAGGCCAAGCGGCGCAACTCCGGCTTCTACGTGCACCCGGACTCGGCGGCCTGA
- a CDS encoding GGDEF domain-containing protein → MDRILGGALLTFAAAAVAIGWGPAPGVASWAEQAVLLAGFTVLSWRLAQRRGQPATRRRFWETAAVGGLILTAGAVLRAVESIADPASATAIRIVPAILLTAGTGVLLASMLARPWRIPRRQRVRLWLDIVIVLVGAAVAIWVVTVVGRHDADRPAEVGWVVVGAVTLGVAAFALVRVVFTESTPVRVLAGVTLTVGLALFGVERLLRGAALEAPDLRAILVTRMVPALVLLAGARFEQLRRPPAAVPPRARRSGARLPFLAIVVTQAVLVVELAVNGLAIRTWGALAGSVVVTALVLVRQHLVLADNERLVRRLDETVETLNRQEERLRHAASHDHLTGLANRAYFDQQAARLGRERDGRRRAVLLLDLNDFKDVNDTLGHQAGDDLLRVTAQRLRRCVRPGDTVARLGGDEFSVLLSDTSAEDAVATAHRIHGALGREVRVDGRLVRPSASIGIAVGGRPYEALLRDADAAMYEAKRRHSGFHLRPEN, encoded by the coding sequence GTGGACCGCATCCTGGGCGGGGCGCTGCTCACCTTCGCGGCCGCCGCCGTCGCGATCGGTTGGGGGCCCGCGCCCGGCGTCGCCTCGTGGGCCGAACAGGCCGTGCTGCTCGCCGGCTTCACGGTGCTGTCCTGGCGGCTCGCCCAGCGGCGCGGCCAGCCGGCGACCCGGCGCCGCTTCTGGGAAACGGCCGCGGTGGGCGGCCTGATCCTCACCGCCGGGGCGGTGCTGCGCGCCGTCGAGTCCATCGCCGACCCCGCGAGCGCCACCGCGATCCGCATCGTGCCGGCCATCCTGCTCACCGCGGGCACGGGCGTGCTGCTGGCCTCGATGCTCGCGCGGCCGTGGCGGATACCCCGGCGCCAGCGCGTACGTCTCTGGCTCGACATCGTGATCGTGCTGGTCGGGGCGGCAGTGGCGATCTGGGTCGTCACCGTGGTCGGGCGCCACGACGCCGACCGGCCCGCCGAGGTCGGCTGGGTGGTCGTGGGCGCGGTCACACTGGGGGTGGCGGCGTTCGCCCTGGTGCGGGTCGTGTTCACCGAGTCGACGCCGGTCCGCGTGCTGGCCGGGGTGACGCTGACGGTCGGGCTCGCCCTCTTCGGCGTCGAACGCCTGCTCCGCGGGGCCGCCCTGGAAGCGCCGGACCTGCGCGCCATCCTGGTGACCCGGATGGTGCCGGCGCTCGTGCTGCTGGCCGGCGCCCGGTTCGAGCAGCTGCGCCGGCCACCCGCGGCGGTGCCGCCCCGGGCCCGCCGCTCCGGTGCCCGGCTGCCGTTCCTGGCGATCGTCGTCACCCAGGCGGTGCTGGTCGTCGAGCTCGCGGTCAACGGCCTGGCCATCCGCACCTGGGGTGCCCTCGCGGGCTCGGTGGTCGTCACCGCCCTGGTGCTGGTCCGCCAGCACCTGGTGCTCGCCGACAACGAGCGGCTCGTGCGCCGCCTCGACGAGACCGTCGAGACCCTCAACCGGCAGGAGGAGCGGTTGCGGCACGCCGCGAGCCACGACCACCTGACCGGCCTGGCCAACCGGGCCTACTTCGACCAGCAGGCCGCCCGGCTGGGCCGTGAGCGCGACGGTCGGCGCCGGGCCGTGCTGCTGCTCGACCTCAACGACTTCAAGGACGTCAACGACACGCTCGGCCACCAGGCGGGCGACGACCTGCTGCGGGTCACCGCGCAGCGGCTGCGCCGGTGCGTGCGGCCCGGCGACACCGTGGCCCGGTTGGGCGGCGACGAGTTCAGCGTGCTGCTGAGCGACACGTCGGCCGAGGACGCCGTGGCCACCGCGCACCGGATCCACGGCGCGCTGGGCCGGGAGGTACGGGTCGACGGGCGCCTCGTGCGACCGTCGGCCAGCATCGGGATCGCGGTCGGCGGGCGGCCCTACGAGGCGCTGCTGCGCGACGCGGACGCCGCGATGTATGAGGCCAAGCGCCGCCATTCCGGCTTCCACCTGCGGCCGGAGAACTGA